The Erpetoichthys calabaricus chromosome 13, fErpCal1.3, whole genome shotgun sequence genome has a window encoding:
- the LOC114663571 gene encoding histone H4 encodes MSGRGKGGKGLGKGGAKRHRKVLRDNIQGITKPAIRRLARRGGVKRISGLIYEETRGVLKVFLENVIRDAVTYTEHAKRKTVTAMDVVYALKRQGRTLYGFGG; translated from the coding sequence ATGTCTGGAAGAGGCAAAGGAGGTAAAGGACTTGGTAAGGGTGGCGCGAAACGTCATCGTAAAGTACTACGTGATAATATCCAAGGCATTACCAAGCCTGCAATCCGCCGTCTAGCTCGACGTGGTGGCGTGAAACGAATTTCTGGTTTGATCTACGAAGAGACTCGCGGCGTGCTTAAAGTATTCCTGGAAAATGTTATCCGGGATGCCGTCACTTACACCGAGCACGCCAAAAGAAAGACCGTAACTGCAATGGATGTGGTGTACGCATTGAAGAGACAGGGTCGCACTCTGTATGGCTTCGGAGGTTAA